In Myxococcota bacterium, the sequence TCGCTCTTCAGGGCGTCGAGCATCTGCCCGAGCGACCGCTCGCGCAGCATGCGCTCGAGAAATGCCGGGACCGCGCGGCCGGCGCTCATGCGCGCCTCGTATCTCACGAGCGTCGCGCTGCCGCCATCCGCGGGCACGAGCTCCCAGTGGCCTTCGCTCGACGCAAGGTCGTGGGGCAGGGAGGGGTCGAGCCGCCAGTCGAGCCGGCCGTCGCCGGGCTCGAGCTCGTACACCGTGGTGTGTTGCATGGGGTAGAACCAGACGCGGAACTTCTGGGCGACCCAGGCGCGCGCGCCGTCGCGCTTTTCGACATGAGTCTCGCGCAAGAGCGGCATGAACTTCGGCCAACGCTCGAAGTCCGTGAGCACCGCCCAGACCTCGCTCGGCGGCCGCGGCACGAGCGCGGCGCCCGTGGAGCGCGCGCGCAGATCGTGCTCGCTGGCCTCGCGCTCGGGCGTGGCGACGAGCGCGCCGCCGCGCTCGAGCGCCGCCCAATCGTCGGGCGAGAACGCGGTCTTGGGGTCCGAGGCGGGTCCCCGGCAGGCGATGCAGGGGCCGGACCCGACGGGCGGAAGCTCGGGCGGGGGCTCGGTTGCCGCCGCCGCCAGCGCGCACGAGGCGAGCCAAGCGGCCAGGGGGAGGGCCATGACCTCAGTCTAGCTCAAGTCACCTCGTTCACGGCACGCAAAAGCGCGTGCATGGCGCCGTCGCGCGCGCCGTGGCGCTCGAGCTCGGCCACGGTGCGCTCGAGATACTCGCGCGCGCCGCCCAGCGGGCCGCGCGCGCGCGCCAGGCGCTCGGCCACGCGGGCCAGCGGCAGGCGGCCGGCATAGCGCTCGTTGGCGCGGTTCGCGACGAACGTGAGCGCGTCGACCGGGCCCTCCGGAGTTGCACATCGCACCCAGCGCGGCAGGTACGAGCCCATGAGCATCTCGCGATTCCACAAGAGCGTGAGCTCTTCGCGCACCTGCGCCGCGGCGACGCGCAGCCCGAGCCCCAGACACGAGCCGCCCGACTCGAGCGCCAGCGTGAGTCCCGGGTTCTCGGCCGAGCCGCGGCCGAAGGTGTTCCACAGACAGAAGCGCCGATGCCAGCCCGCCGCGCGCGCAGTGCGCTGCTCCACGTGGTGGAAGGCCGGGTTCCACATCAGCGAGCCGTAGCCGAAGACCCAGACGTCGCTCCCGGGCTCGACGCGCGCGAGCATGGCTTCGAGCGAGGCCGCGCGCGCCTCGGGCGTCGAGACCTCGATCCCGGCCGCGCGGAAGAACTCGAGCGCGCGCGCCGAGTTCTCGGGCAAGAGCAGCTCGCGGCGCAGCACCTCGTCGCTCACGGCGCGATCGCCTCGATCGTCTCCTTGGCGCAGACCCGCTCGAATGACTCCGCGATGCGCGCGCGCGCCGCGGCGATGCGCGCGCCGACCCGCTCGGGTGGCTGCTCGGGCGTGACCAGGTCGGCCAGCCAGGCCGCTGCCTCGCCGCTGCGCGCGATCGACTCCACGGCCCGCCCGGCGAGCCAGCGTGCGCACGCTTCCACCTGGCGCAGCAACGCGTAGTCGAGCAGCAGGCGTTCGAGCGCCGGCCCGGACGCCGCGGCGCGCAGCATGGCCGGCACCGCGGGCAGTGACTCGCCGCCGAGCTGCAGCCCGCGCTCGAGCAGGGCGCCCGCGCCCAGGAACTCCACGTCCATGATGCCCCCGCGGCCGGCCTTGAGCGCCGCGCTCTTCTCGTCCTCGGCACCGCGCTCGGCCACGACCCGGCCGCGCATGTCGGCGAGATACTTCCAGGGGTTGGGCGCCTGGCGGGCGATGCGCTCCCGGATCTCCTCCAGCGCCGCCTGTGCACGCTCCTGGTCGCCGGCCACGGCGCGCGCGCGCAGCAGCGCCACGTGCTCCCAGGTCGCGGCCTGCTCGACCTGGTAGCGCGCGAACGCCTCGTAAGTCGTGACCAGCGCCCCCTGCTGGCCGGACGGACGCAGCCGCGAGTCGACCTGGTAGGCGTAGCCCGCGGCGGTCATGGTCGCGAGCGTGCTGATCCAGCGCTGGCCGATGCGCGAGGGCGGGAACGCGTCGGCCACCTCGTCGCCGCGGAACAGGAAGATCACGTCGAGGTCGGAGTGATACGTGAACTCGCGGCCCGCGAGCTTGCCCATGCCGAGCACCGCCAGCAAGAAGCCGCTCGTCCGGCCCTCGGCAGCCTCGAGCGCGCGCTGCGCGCAGGTCTCGGCGAGCCGCGAGAGGAAGCTGGAGACCTGGTCGAACGAGGCCAGCCCGCCCAGGTGCGCGCAGGCCGCGAACAAGACCTCGTCGCGCCGCAAGAGGCGGAGTGAGTCGAGGAACGCCTCGCGCGCGCTGGCTGCATCGGGCAGGGGGGCGCGGTCGAGCTCGGCTGCGCGCCGTTCGAGCGAGCCGGGCTCGAGCGCGACGATCCGCGCCAGGAGCTCGGGCCGCAGCGAGAGATAGCGCGCCGACTCGGGGCTCGCGGCCACGGCGCGCGCCACGCCGCGCAGCGCCGCGCCGTCGAGTGTCTTCGCCGCGGCGTCGTTCGAGCGCCGCTCGACCAGCGGCGCGGCGGCGTTGGCCAGGCGCGAGGCGAGCGGCGAGTCAGCGAGCGCCGCCTGCAGCCGCGCCTCAAGTGACATCGGCATCGCGGGCCACCAGCACCAGGTTCTCGAAGTGGGTCCGGACCCGCGCGCGCACGCGCGTCCAATCGTCGAGCAGCGCGTCGCGCGCGTGCGCCGCCTCGAGCGCGGGATAGCCGAGCCGCCGCGCCAGGCCGAGCTGGCCGGCCGCGTCGCGCGGGAACATCTGGGTCTGCCGCTCCTCGACCAGCTGCACCGCGTGCTCGGCGCGCCGCAGCCAGAGGTAGGCGTCGCGCAGCTCGGCGGTCACCGAGCCGTCGAGCAGCCCGAGTCTCTCGAGCTCGCCGAGCGCCGCCAGCACGTTGCCCGTGCGCAGGCCGCGCTCGCGCCCGCCGAACAGGAGCTGGAAGGCCTGCACGAGAAACTCCACGTCGCGGATCCCGCCGGGACCCTCCTTCAGGTCGGCCTCGAGGTCGCGGCCGGCTTCGAGCCGCTCGTCCTCGATGCGCCGCTTCATGTTCCGCACGCCGAGGATCGCGTCGGTGCCCACGCTCCGGCGCCACACGAACGGCCGCAGCCCGCGCTCGAACGCCTTGGCGGCGGGGCGGTGCCCCGCCACGAAGCGCAGCCGGATCAGCATCTGGCGCTCCCACTCCGCGCCGAAGCTCTCGTAGTAGGAGAGCGCCGCGTCGACCGAGTTCACGATCACCCCGGTCCGCCCCTCGGGCCGCAGGTCGAGGTCGATGCGGTAGCCAAAGCCATCTTCGCTGGGCACCTCCAGATGCTTCTTGAAGCAGCGGATGAGCTCGACCATGCGCGCGAGCTCGGGCGGCTCGCTGCCGTCGGGCGGGCTCTCGTGGATGAACAGGAGGTCGACGTCCGACGAGAAGTTGAGCTCGCTGCCGCCCAGCTTGCCCAGCGCGAACAGCGCCGGCGGCTCGACGCCCGCCTCGTGCGCGGCGCGCGCGAGAGACGCCTCGAGACAGCGGTCGGCCAGCCCCGAGAGCTCGGCGAGGCTCTGCTCGAACGGCCGCCCGCACAGGTCGCGTGCCGCGATCCTGAGCAGCCCTTTGTATTTCGCGATCCGGATCGGGGTCCAGTCGGGCTCGATGGCGGTCGTCTCCGGCGCCGCGGGCAGGGCGCCCGCCAGCTCGTCGCACCAGTTGGGGTGTCTCAGCAGGAGTCGTGCCAGGAAGTCACTGGAGCCGAGCAGGCGCGGCAGCGCCGGCAGCGCGGCCAGGTCGAGCGGCCGGCGCAGCGCCGAGCGGTGCCGGTTCGCGAGCTCGGCCAGACACTCCGCGCCGTAGCCCGGCCGGGCCGAGAGCAAAAGCTCGGGCAGCCAGTCTTCGCGCCGGGTCGCGAGGTCGGGGTGCGCGCAGGCGGCGAGCAGGAGCTGACCCGCGCGCACGGGCTCGGCGCAGCCGAGCGCGGCCAGCGCGTCGGTCTGCGTGTCGCCGCGCGCCAGCCCGCCGACCGCGCTGCGCAGCAGGGGGTCCACTAGCCGGGCGTTGCGCTCCGCTGCTCGCGGCGCAGCTCGGCCGGGAGCGCGAAGCGCACGCCTTCGTCGACGGTGGGCAGCGACCGCACGGCCGAGGCGCCGAGCGCGCGCAGCCGGTCACAGACCGCGCGCACCAGCCCTTCGGGCGTCGACGCGCCGGCGGTGACTCCCACCCGCGTCACGCCTTCGAGCCAGGCGGGGTCGATGTCGGCCGCCTCCTGCACGAGCTCGCCGCGCGCGCCGTGCACGCGCGCGACCTCGACCAGGCGGTTGGAGTTGGAGCTGGTCGGCGCGCCGACCACGATCACGAGCTCGACCTCGCCCGCGAGTGACTTCACCGCGTTCTGGCGGTTCTGGGTCGCGTAGCAGATGTCGTCCTTGCCGGGCACGCGGATGGCCGGGAAGCGCGCCTTCAGCGCGGCGACCACCTCGCGCGTGTCGTCGACCGAGAGCGTGGTCTGGGTGAGCACGGCGAGCTTGCTCTCGTCGCGCACCTCGAGCCGGGCCACGTCGTCGACCGTCTCCACCAGATACATCCGCTCGGGCGCGTGACCCAGCGTGCCGTCGACCTCGACGTGGCCGCGGTGGCCCACCAGCACCATCTCGTAGCCTTCGCGCGCGAAGCGCGTGGCCTCGACGTGCACCTTGGTGACCAGCGGGCAGGTCGCGTCGAGCGTGCGCAGCTTGCGGCGCTCGGCCTCGGCCCGCACCGCGGGCGAGATGCCGTGCGCGCTGAACACCACCAGCGCCCCTTCCGGAACGTCGGCCAGGTCGTCGGTGAAGATGGCGCCCTTCGCGCGCAGGTCTTCGACCACGTGTCGGTTGTGCACGATCTCGTGGCGCACGTAGACGGGCTTCCCGTAGAGCTCGAGGGCGAGCTCGACGATCTCGATCGCGCGGTCCACGCCGGCGCAGAAGCCGCGCGGGCTGGCCAGTTGAAGCTCGAACGACATGGGGCCGGGACTCTAGCCTGCTCGCGCCCCGCCTGCCTCGGCGCTGCCCAGCGCCGCGCGGAAGCGGGGGACGTTCAAGAGGAACGACAGGCCCACGTAGTAGCCCGGGCCCAGCGCCAGCGTGAGATAGAGCCAGCGGGTCGACGGGTCCGGGCGGACCGCGAGCCACGAGAACACGAGCGTCCAGAGCGCGAGCACGGCCAGCGAGAGCGGGCGCAGCACGCGCGTGCGGCTCGGGTAGATGTACTTCAGCGGCACGAAGATCGCAGCGCCCAGCCCCAGCACCCACGCCAGACACACGCCCGGTGACTCGTCCAGGAGATACAAGTACATCACCGTGACGTTCCAGTACGACGGCCAGCCCAGGAAGAAGTAGTCGTCGGTCTTGGCCTTGTCCTGGCTGAAGCCGTAGGCGGAGGTCAGCACCGGCACCGCCGCCCACAGCGGGTGCGGCAGCATGCCGGCCGCCACCAGGAAGCAGGCGGGCAGGAGCACGTAGGTGAAGTAGTCGCAGATGTCGTCCAGGCGCCGGCCGTCGAACCACGGGATCCGCCCGCGAACGTCGACGAGACGTGCCAGAGCGCCGTCGGTCGAATCGATCACCATGGTCAGCATCATCCAGTACATGGCCAGGCGGAACTGACCGCGGAAGCAGGCGATCACGCCGAACAGGCCGAACACCGCCGAAGACGCGGTGTACAGGTGGACTCCCCAAGCGCACAGCAGCCGCACCACGGGCAGAGCATAGCGGAGTGGGTATATTGGCCGTCGATGACGGAGAAGCGGGAGTACCTGCGGCAGGGCCAGGATTCGTTCCTGACCACGACCGTCGATGCGGTCGTGAACTGGGGCCGCAAGTACTCCTTCTTCCTGTACCCGTTCGTGACCGCCTGCTGCGGCATGGAGTTCATGTCCGCCGCGGGCCCGCGCTACGACCTGGACCGCTTCGGCGCCGCGCTGCCGCGTTTCTCGCCGCGCCAGGCAGACCTGCTCATGGTCGTCGGCACGATCAGTCACCGACAGGCGCCCATTTTGAAGAAAGTCTACGACCAGATGGCCGAGCCCAAGTGGGTGGTCGCGTTCGGCGCGTGCACCTGTTCGGGCGGTCCGTACAACAACTACTCGACGGTCCAGGGCATCGACACGATCGTCCCCGTCGACATCTACATTCCAGGCTGCCCCCCGCGGCCGGAAGCCGTCATCGACGGCCTGTTGAAGCTCCAAGAGCGGGTCCAGCGCACTCCGGGGTGGAGCGTTCCGCACCACCAGGAGACCCGCGACCTCTCGCTGCCGATCATCGAGAAACCGGTCGCCTGACGCGCGTTCCCGTCCATTCCTGCCGCTCAAGGAGCCGGCAAGATCCGACGAAACAGGAACGGGGAAGGAACAACCGACCGCGATGAAGTCGTTCGACGTTCTGGTGATTGGCTCGGGTCCGGGCGGGTACATTGCCGCCATTCGCGCCGCGCAGCTCGGCATGTCGGT encodes:
- a CDS encoding SRPBCC family protein, producing MALPLAAWLASCALAAAATEPPPELPPVGSGPCIACRGPASDPKTAFSPDDWAALERGGALVATPEREASEHDLRARSTGAALVPRPPSEVWAVLTDFERWPKFMPLLRETHVEKRDGARAWVAQKFRVWFYPMQHTTVYELEPGDGRLDWRLDPSLPHDLASSEGHWELVPADGGSATLVRYEARMSAGRAVPAFLERMLRERSLGQMLDALKSEVVRRYPKG
- a CDS encoding gamma-glutamylcyclotransferase translates to MSDEVLRRELLLPENSARALEFFRAAGIEVSTPEARAASLEAMLARVEPGSDVWVFGYGSLMWNPAFHHVEQRTARAAGWHRRFCLWNTFGRGSAENPGLTLALESGGSCLGLGLRVAAAQVREELTLLWNREMLMGSYLPRWVRCATPEGPVDALTFVANRANERYAGRLPLARVAERLARARGPLGGAREYLERTVAELERHGARDGAMHALLRAVNEVT
- the ispH gene encoding 4-hydroxy-3-methylbut-2-enyl diphosphate reductase; its protein translation is MSFELQLASPRGFCAGVDRAIEIVELALELYGKPVYVRHEIVHNRHVVEDLRAKGAIFTDDLADVPEGALVVFSAHGISPAVRAEAERRKLRTLDATCPLVTKVHVEATRFAREGYEMVLVGHRGHVEVDGTLGHAPERMYLVETVDDVARLEVRDESKLAVLTQTTLSVDDTREVVAALKARFPAIRVPGKDDICYATQNRQNAVKSLAGEVELVIVVGAPTSSNSNRLVEVARVHGARGELVQEAADIDPAWLEGVTRVGVTAGASTPEGLVRAVCDRLRALGASAVRSLPTVDEGVRFALPAELRREQRSATPG
- a CDS encoding CDP-diacylglycerol O-phosphatidyltransferase → MVRLLCAWGVHLYTASSAVFGLFGVIACFRGQFRLAMYWMMLTMVIDSTDGALARLVDVRGRIPWFDGRRLDDICDYFTYVLLPACFLVAAGMLPHPLWAAVPVLTSAYGFSQDKAKTDDYFFLGWPSYWNVTVMYLYLLDESPGVCLAWVLGLGAAIFVPLKYIYPSRTRVLRPLSLAVLALWTLVFSWLAVRPDPSTRWLYLTLALGPGYYVGLSFLLNVPRFRAALGSAEAGGARAG
- the nuoB gene encoding NADH-quinone oxidoreductase subunit NuoB, which codes for MTEKREYLRQGQDSFLTTTVDAVVNWGRKYSFFLYPFVTACCGMEFMSAAGPRYDLDRFGAALPRFSPRQADLLMVVGTISHRQAPILKKVYDQMAEPKWVVAFGACTCSGGPYNNYSTVQGIDTIVPVDIYIPGCPPRPEAVIDGLLKLQERVQRTPGWSVPHHQETRDLSLPIIEKPVA